In Ectothiorhodospira sp. BSL-9, a single window of DNA contains:
- a CDS encoding transposase has protein sequence MPRYPDERREAAVAKLLPPYNLSPREVAEQEGVSIATVYKWRKEAREQGRCLPQATGAGTEAWSSKDKFSAVVETAGMNAQEVAEYCRSRGLYPEQLQVWRHDCEQAAGLASQDRRREAQELKDHKARVRELERELRRKEAALAETAALLTLSKKAAAIWGDEEK, from the coding sequence ATGCCGCGATATCCTGACGAACGCAGAGAAGCCGCAGTAGCCAAGCTATTGCCCCCGTACAACCTCTCGCCCCGGGAGGTGGCGGAGCAGGAAGGGGTTTCCATTGCCACGGTGTACAAGTGGCGCAAGGAGGCCCGAGAACAAGGCCGCTGTCTTCCCCAGGCCACCGGGGCCGGTACTGAAGCTTGGTCATCCAAGGACAAGTTCTCCGCAGTGGTGGAGACAGCCGGGATGAACGCCCAGGAGGTGGCGGAGTATTGCCGTTCCCGGGGTTTGTATCCGGAGCAGTTACAGGTGTGGCGCCACGACTGTGAACAGGCAGCCGGCTTGGCGAGCCAGGACCGCCGCCGTGAAGCCCAGGAACTCAAGGACCACAAGGCCCGCGTTCGTGAGCTGGAACGGGAGCTCAGACGCAAGGAGGCCGCGTTGGCGGAGACAGCGGCACTGCTGACACTGTCAAAAAAGGCCGCCGCGATCTGGGGGGACGAGGAAAAATGA
- a CDS encoding helix-turn-helix domain-containing protein, which produces MISTADRRKTVELIDQARAKGARLTPACEVAGICARTYQRWTAQDNLGEDRRPFADRPRPANALSPEEEQAILDVCNRPEYASLPPDQILVRLLDEEDRYLASVSTFYRVLRRHGQVAHRGRAKAPRRSKPPTTHQAHAPNRLWVWDCTWLPGPARGTFYYLIMILDVFSRKVIRINAWGHIEGRGVHRSQDEDTPTVRRDPRAETYRVHSPLSAQWLGRIQGPLQVEKSRVAEVPIDRE; this is translated from the coding sequence ATGATCAGCACCGCAGATCGCCGCAAAACCGTTGAGTTGATCGATCAGGCCCGGGCCAAGGGGGCAAGGCTGACACCCGCCTGCGAGGTGGCCGGTATCTGTGCCCGCACCTACCAACGCTGGACCGCGCAGGACAACCTGGGGGAGGATCGCCGCCCTTTCGCGGATCGGCCAAGGCCGGCCAATGCCCTGAGTCCTGAGGAAGAGCAAGCGATCCTGGACGTATGCAATCGGCCCGAGTACGCGTCCCTGCCACCGGATCAGATCCTGGTGCGCTTGCTGGACGAGGAAGATCGCTATCTGGCCTCGGTGTCCACGTTCTACCGGGTGCTGCGCCGTCACGGCCAGGTGGCTCACCGGGGGCGTGCCAAGGCCCCCCGCCGCAGCAAGCCACCGACCACGCATCAGGCCCATGCACCTAATCGGCTTTGGGTCTGGGACTGCACCTGGCTGCCAGGCCCAGCCCGGGGGACGTTCTACTACCTGATCATGATCCTGGACGTCTTCAGCCGCAAGGTCATCCGGATTAATGCATGGGGCCATATCGAGGGGCGCGGAGTTCACCGGTCCCAGGATGAGGATACCCCAACGGTACGCCGAGATCCTCGAGCTGAAACCTACCGCGTACATTCACCCCTGAGCGCTCAGTGGCTCGGCCGTATTCAAGGCCCGCTCCAGGTCGAAAAGAGCAGGGTTGCCGAAGTACCCATCGATCGCGAATAA